From the genome of Colletotrichum higginsianum IMI 349063 chromosome 4, whole genome shotgun sequence, one region includes:
- a CDS encoding Ring finger domain-containing protein, with product MSLEQIRNVVLLFSNPVWSGANTIPSTLIKNITSLSRSLAYQDTISANLTTLSTTNSETHDGIIRGLLYIPDLSVTDPCYEQQYDIIPRNATTQATLPPSNYNLIALAPWFNATCTRAYLASARLDPIRAFIFYRPNNSTREPQGADSPIWDLEDGDAWRSQNRFPIFAIPGAEGNKMMRQLSLYSGNISQIPFGDQIEQRYEPHDDDFVRIWTELTVKDRDSVPAMWTWILTVVGVVLFIIACLSLTMHLVQRRRRISLRRRVLSGEVDLEAMGIKRVTVPVNHVKGFPLFTYSFQPEMASTPSTTRPPKSLRSPRSMRTDQRTISESTTARSRARRASMNSSTSTVATNYQPQCHICLENYLDRESIIRELPCGHIFHPECIDEFLSLNSSLCPICKRNMLPRNYCPKITNGMVRRERAIRRLRERVVLDESDDEEAEVTSKHWGKRLFGTDKAAPPRAETPMTPVLPAKSPKTGQESANARTTSDLEAAPLSRTLEPTQEEQEDSDRPLSHSEGRETSQQQPQPPRPAAVAQHSHRNKRRKTGGLRLHVPSSDDSKQANQRPEGRKSPSALARARMRALAGTPFDDPEGRSPAWKRYVVKVFPGFS from the exons ATGT CTCTCGAACAGATTCGAAATGTCGT TCTGCTGTTCAGTAACCCTGTCTGGTCAGGTGCTAATACCATTCCATCGACGCTCATCAAGAACATCACCTCCCTCTCG AGGTCCCTCGCTTACCAGGACACCATCTCGGCAAACCTTACAACACTGAGCACCACCAACTCAGAGACGCATGATGGAATCATCCGAGGTCTACTCTACATACCGGACCTCAGCGTCACCGACCCATGTTACGAACAGCAGTACGACATCATTCCCCGAAATGCCACCACCCAGGCGACCCTGCCTCCTTCCAACTACAATCTCATTGCCCTTGCGCCATGGTTCAACGCCACTTGCACAAGGGCATATCTGGCGTCCGCTCGTCTCGATCCCATCCGTGCCTTCATCTTTTACCGCCCCAATAACTCGACGAGGGAACCTCAAGGCGCCGACTCGCCGATATGGGATCTCGAAGATGGCGATGCTTGGCGCTCCCAAAATCGCTTCCCCATATTCGCCATCCCCGGTGCTGAAGGTAACAAAATGATGCGCCAACTCAGCCTTTATTCCGGCAACATCTCCCAAATCCCTTTCGGCGACCAAATAGAGCAAAGATACGAGCCCCATGACGACGACTTTGTCCGCATATGGACCGAATTGACGGTGAAGGACCGTGACAGTGTCCCCGCCATGTGGACCTGGATCCTCAcggtcgtcggcgtcgtgctGTTCATCATCGCCTGTCTGTCACTCACAATGCACTTAGTACAGCGGAGACGGAGAATATCATTACGACGGAGGGTGTTGAGCGGAGAGGTCGACTTGGAAGCGATGGGCATCAAGCGCGTCACAGTGCCGGTCAACCATGTGAAGGGCTTCCCTCTGTTCACATACAGTTTTCAACCAGAGATGGCCAGCACACCTTCCACAACGAGGCCCCCGAAATCCCTTAGGTCACCCCGGAGCATGCGGACCGATCAACGCACCATATCTGAATCCACCACAGCCAGGTCCAGAGCGAGGAGAGCCAGCATGAACAGCTCGACAAGCACCGTCGCCACGAACTATCAGCCGCAATGCCACATTTGCTTGGAAAATTACCTGGATCGAGAATCCATTATTCGGGAGCTGCCTTGCGGGCACATCTTCCACCCTGAATGCATCGACGAATTCCTGAGCCTGAACAGCTCACTATGCCCAATTTGCAAGAGGAACATGTTGCCGCGCAATTACTGTCCGAAGATTACTAACGGCATGGTACGCCGCGAGCGGGCGATCCGGCGTTTGAGGGAGAGGGTGGTGTTGGACGAGtcagacgacgaggaagcggAGGTGACAAGCAAGCATTGGGGGAAGCGGCTATTCGGCACGGACAAAGCGGCACCCCCCCGGGCAGAAACGCCGATGACGCCCGTGTTACCCGCCAAGTCTCCAAAAACAGGTCAAGAGTCGGCGAATGCTAGAACCACTTCGGACCTGGAGGCTGCTCCCTTGTCAAGAACCCTCGAACCAACTCAAGAGGAGCAAGAGGATTCGGATCGACCCTTGAGTCATTCCGAAGGTCGAGAAACATCGCAGCAACAACCTCAgccacctcggccagccGCGGTAGCTCAGCACTCTCACCGAAACAAGCGGCGTAAAACAGGGGGCTTGCGACTACATGTTCCCTCATCGGACGACTCCAAGCAAGCCAATCAACGGCCAGAAGGGCGCAAGAGCCCGTCGGCTTTGGCACGGGCGCGGATGAGAGCGCTCGCAGGCACGCCTTTTGATGATCCCGAAGGCCGCTCACCCGCAT GGAAACGTTACGTTGTCAAAGTCTTCCCAGGCTTCTCGTGA
- a CDS encoding Heterokaryon incompatibility protein Het-C → MLDARSYPLLVGLLVLVCLARPTYAFGAGNIASISKIEGQNWRHGDIEDALLTLAMARAMNGKKFSKMMVSRVYFGNWLRDYSQAIDVGTVKTVSAEAIRLLLCVLGFLTFGYGSKEFEVTADRLGCYRPEDHIDNPKNYADNEDARQYDRRLRAPVDENVELGIDRETGMKNYIANEQAGIMTSAAHVRSLFSRCIELARGYSRNKNQADLYEAMRLMGTGLHCLEDFFAHSNYCELALIELGERDVFPHVGRDTRISLNGARDEVYPIVTGTFGGVDFLHSVTGEVSDKLTQNEIEELEGTLQESKNNDTSILRNLLDMIPDGIFGGKHQSNRVDELQSNATSSQLQNMQVSPREPEEYTRYIQDVFRQIMPAIEFHDEILQGITEAVEKIPVLPKILEQLEEQLSKFVFSLIAPFILPVISQIRNELRTGSAEIIESSEREQHIVFEDDRSTDPTHSMLSKDHFTNILNEVAGRCAAKTLHWVVPQLMEAIDDENVDINRTLNRIIFGVLHHPAQRDLGEDGARDGRQKIFQFVEEWWNAMDSRQQDEYRRKLSREGVERGENHKEGVHDTGHGHGCNGKLHMRKQFGEPTTWEDKVADKAAGAILEGVSGGLAGLVEQQTGVKVPKYKHQEQKEESSGGAGGLIGSILGGVFGKDEKETQHSSRRDDDGNYTETTTEYGHHGNKYGQAEYSETKYSGGGGRSEYRRYEQEDSQGGRHTSGHEYQQTTETRPSYGGGYEQRTETHRYDGDTGYGGGRRDDNEGGYGGRRQEESSYGRQEESYGGGRRNDEGGYGGGRRQEESSYGRQEESYGRQEETYGRQEDSYGSGRRGDNQSSNSRREEHYGGRRRDDDDDDRREGGGGGFGDFIGKVAESFGDDNNNNNNNRRW, encoded by the exons ATGCTCGACGCCAGGTCCTATCCGCTTTTGGTCGGCCTGCTTGTGCTGGTCTGCCTTGCCCGGCCGACTTATGCTTTCGGAGCTGGTAACATTGCCAGCATCTCCAAGATCGAGGGCCAGAACT GGCGTCACGGTGACATCGAAGATGCTCTCCTCACCCTTGCCATGGCCCGCGCCATGAACGGCAAGAAGTTCAGCAAGATGATGGTCTCCCGTGTCTACTTCGGCAACTGGCTGAGAGACTATTCCCAAGCCATCGATGTCGGCACCGTCAAGACCGTCTCCGCCGAGGCTATCCGCCTGCTCCTCTgcgtcctcggcttcctAACCTTCGGCTACGGATCCAAGGAGTTCGAGGTTACAGCCGACCGTCTGGGCTGCTACCGTCCTGAGGATCACATCGACAACCCCAAGAACTACGCCGACAACGAAGATGCCCGCCAGTACGACCGCCGTCTGAGAGCCCCTGTCGATGAGAATgtcgagctcggcatcgaccGCGAGACCGGCATGAAGAACTACATCGCCAACGAGCAGGCTGGCATCATGACATCTGCCGCCCACGTTCGCAGCCTCTTCTCCCGCTGCATCGAGCTCGCCCGAGGATACTCCCGGAATAAGAACCAGGCTGACCTCTACGAGGCGATGCGTCTCATGGGAACCGGTCTGCACTGTTTGGAGG ACTTCTTCGCCCATAGCAACTACTGCGAGCTTGCCCTcatcgagctgggcgagcgCGATGTGTTCCCTCACGTCGGCCGTGACACTCGGATCAGTCTTAACGGAGCTAGAGACGAGGTCTACCCGATTGTCACCGGCACCTTCGGCGGAGTCGACTTTCTCCACTCCGTTACTGGCGAAG TCTCCGACAAGTTGACTCAAAATGAGATTGAGGAGCTTGAAGGCACCCTCCAGGAGAGCAAGAACAACGACACCAGCATCCTGCGAAACCTCTTGGACATGATTCCCGATGGTATCTTTGGCGGTAAACACCAGAGCAACCGGGTAGACGAGCTCCAGAGCAACGCCACCTCCTCTCAGCTTCAGAACATGCAGGTCTCTCCCAGAGAGCCCGAGGAGTACACTCGCTACATCCAGGATGTCTTCAGACAAATCATGCCTGCGATCGAGTTCCACGATGAGATTCTGCAGGGAATCACTGAGGCCGTTGAGAAGATCCCGGTCTTGCCCAAGATCTTGGAGCAGCTTGAGGAGCAGCTGTCCAAGTTTGTCTTTTCCCTCATCGCCCCCTTCATTCTCCCTGTCATCAGCCAGATCCGCAACGAGCTCCGCACCGGCTCTGCCGAGATCATTGAGAGCAGCGAGAGGGAGCAGCACATCGTCTTCGAGGATGACCGCAGCACGGACCCTACTCACTCCATGTTGTCCAAGGACCACTTCACCAAT ATTTTGAATGAGGTCGCCGGCCGCTGTGCTGCCAAGACGCTCCACTGGGTCGTCCCCCAGCTCATGGaagccatcgacgacgagaacgtCGATATCAACCGCACCTTGAACCGCATCATCTTTGGTGTTCTGCACCACCCCGCCCAGCGCGAcctgggcgaggacggtgCCCGCGACGGACGCCAGAAGATCTTCCAGTTCGTCGAAGAGTGGTGGAACGCCATGGACAGTCGTCAGCAGGACGAGTACCGCCGTAAGTTGAGCCGTGAGGGCGTCGAGCGAGGCGAGAACCACAAGGAGGGTGTCCACGACACTGGCCACGGTCACGGTTGCAACGGCAAGCTTCACATGCGCAAGCAGTTCGGCGAGCCCACAACCTGGGAAGACAAGGTGGCCGACAAGGCTGCCGGCGCCATTCTCGAGGGTGTGTCTGGCGGACTCGCTGGTCTCGTGGAGCAGCAGACTGGGGTTAAGGTCCCCAAGTACAAGCACCAGGagcagaaggaagagagCAGCGGTGGCGCTGGCGGCCTTATCGGATCCATTCTCGGCGGTGTATTTGggaaggacgagaaggagacTCAGCATAGCAGTCGccgtgacgatgacggcaatTATACCGAGACCACGACTGAGTACGGTCATCACGGAAACAAGTACGGCCAGGCTGAGTACAGCGAGACCAAGTactccggcggcggcggtcgctCCGAGTACCGTAGATACGAGCAGGAGGATAGCCAGGGTGGTCGTCATACTAGCGGCCACGAGTACCAGCAGACCACGGAGACTAGACCCTCCTATGGCGGCGGTTACGAGCAACGCACCGAGACCCACCGTTATGATGGTGACACTGGTTATGGCGGTGGTCGTCGTGATGACAACGAGGGCGGCTacggcggccgtcgtcaggAGGAGAGCAGCTATGGTCGCCAAGAGGAAAGCTATGGCGGCGGACGCCGCAACGATGAGGGAGGGTACGGCGGTGGACGCCGTCAGGAGGAGAGCAGCTATGGTCGTCAGGAAGAGAGCTACGGCCGTCAGGAAGAGACTTACGGCCGCCAAGAGGATAGCTATGGCAGCGGACGCCGTGGCGACAACCAAAGCAGCAACAGCCGCCGGGAGGAGCATTACGGCGGTCGACGccgcgatgacgacgacgatgatcgccgcgaaggcggcggcggcggctttggCGACTTCATCGGCAAGGTGGCGGAGAGCTTtggcgacgacaacaacaacaacaacaacaaccgTAGATGGTAG
- a CDS encoding HMG box protein, translating to MPRPSKKAATEAPKPPVAAVPVAPAQPVQPLQIPQRHIDVEGFIRVRDSVHQRLITILELIKNFSEDYYRQTSLLLGESANDGIPGIDHPLVNLEHAVAQNIAPLALGLPGGAAYLPAPVEEKKERKKRTHDPNAPKRPLTPYFLYMQTARPIIALDLGDAAPKGAVQEEGQRRWKAMNPAEKAGWNNAYQYNLRLYQARVHAYKQGGNSEARLMDDDAALKYAEEHNIQINPVDVVPDVEDAIAEQLNQANTVDAPGEDEEEDEAPAPVKTPKKPASTRKRKTATPAAEAEAKNTGTPASPDKKRRRTSTKVADAVEPAEPAKKSRAKKAKA from the exons ATGCCCCGTCCctccaagaaggccgccacCGAGGCCCCCAAGCCTCCCGTTGCTGCTGTCCCCGTCGCGCCTGCGCAACCCGTGCAGCCCCTCCAGATCCCCCAGAGACACATTGATGTCGAGGGTTTCATCCGCGTCCGCGACTCG GTCCACCAACGTCTCATCACCATTCTGGAGCTGATCAAGAACTTCTCCGAAGACTACTACCGCCAGACCAGTCTTCTGCTCGGCGAGTCTGCAAACGATGGCATCCCGGGCATCGACCACCCTCTGGTCAACCTGGAGCATGCTGTAGCCCAGAACATTGCTCCCCTCGCCTTGGGACTCCCTGGTGGCGCCGCCTACCTCCCTGCCCctgtcgaggagaagaaggagcgCAAGAAGCGCACCCACGACCCCAATGCTCCCAAGCGTCCCCTGACCCCCTACTTCCTCTACATGCAGACTGCCCGTCCCATCATCGCtcttgacctcggcgacgccgcaCCCAAGGGTGCTGTCCAGGAGGAGGGCCAGCGCCGCTGGAAGGCCATGAACcccgccgagaaggcggGATGGAACAACGCCTACCAGTACAACCTCCGCCTCTACCAGGCCCGTGTCCACGCCTACAAGCAGGGTGGCAACTCGGAGGCCAGGCTCATGGACGATGATGCCGCGCTCAAGTACGCCGAGGAGCACAACATCCAGATCAACCCCGTCGATGTTGTccccgacgtcgaggatgccATTGCGGAGCAGCTGAACCAGGCCAACACGGTCGATGCGCCCGgcgaagatgaggaggaagacgaggctCCCGCCCCCGTTAAGACCCCTAAGAAGCCCGCCTCCACTCGCAAGCGCAAGACTGCCACTCCCGCTGCCGAGGCTGAGGCCAAGAACACCGGCACTCCCGCGAGTCCTGACAAGAAGCGCCGTCGCACATCCACCAAGgttgccgacgccgtcgagccgGCAGAGCCCGCGAAGAAGAGCAGAGCTaagaaggccaaggcttGA
- a CDS encoding Urease encodes MHLVPKELDKLVISQLGSIAQRRLARGVKLNHSEATALIASNLQELIRDGNHTVADLMSLGATMLGRRHVLPSVCSTLHEIQVEGTFPSGTYLVTVHNPIATDDGDLARALYGSFLPVPSNDLFAVPEAAAYEPKRAPGAVVTAARKVTLNGTRKRIRLRVKSKGDRPIQVGSHYHFIETNPQLEFDREKSYGYRLDIPAGTSVRFEPGDVKTVTLVEIGGNRVLRGGNRLASGGVELWRASEIVEKLQLAGFAHAPEPEAIMDFAEAYQMERAAYATMFGPTVDDIIRLGNTDLWIKVEKDFTVYGDECKFGGGKTLREGMGQATGRPDAETLDMVVTNALVVDWTGIYKADIGVKDGMIVGIGKAGNPDVMDGVTPNMVVGSCTDVVAGEGKIITAGGVDSHIHFICPQQANEAIASGITTMLGGGTGPSAGTCATTCTPGKNYMRDMLQACDMLPLNIGITGKGNDSAPEALREQVLAGACGLKLHEDWGTTPAAIDTCLSVCDELDVQCLIHTDTLNESGFVESTINAFAGRTIHTYHTEGAGGGHAPDIISVVEHPNVLPSSTNPTRPYTRNTLDEHLDMLMVCHHLSKNIPEDVAFAESRIRAETIAAEDVLHDLGAISMMSSDSQAMGRCGEVILRTWNTAHKNKVQRGFLAEDEGTGADNLRVKRYVSKYTINPAIAQGFGHLVGSIEVGKLADLVVWDPAWFGTKPTLVIKSGLIASAQMGDPNASIPTVQPIIARPMFAPLVPATSVLFVSEASISSGAIASYGLRKRVEAVKGCRNIGKKDMRFNDSMPKMRVDPESYVVEADGVVCEAAPAETLPLTQTFYVY; translated from the exons ATGCATCTCGTACCCAAAGAG CTCGATAAGCTCGTCATCTCTCAATTGGGCTCCATAGCACAGCGGCGGCTCGCCCGGGGCGTCAAGTTGAACCACTCGGAAGCAACG GCATTGATCGCAAGCAATCTGCAAGAGCTCATCCGCGATGGCAACCACACTGTCGCTGACCTCATGAGCCTGGGTGCCACCATGTTGGgccggcgtcatgtgctcCCCTCCGTGTGCAGCACCCTCCACGAGATTCAGGTCGAGGGCACATTCCCCTCGGGGACCTACCTCGTGACGGTCCACAACCCCATCGCCACGGACGACGGGGATCTCGCCCGTGCTCTGTACGGCAGCTTCCTCCCCGTGCCAAGCAATGACCTCTTCGCCGtgcccgaggccgccgcctacGAGCCCAAGCGGgcccccggcgccgtcgtcaccgccgcccgcaaGGTGACGCTCAACGGGACGCGGAAGCGTATCCGTCTCAGGGTGAAGAGTAAGGGTGACCGCCCCATCCAGGTCGGCTCGCACTACCACTTCATTGAGACGAACCCGCAGCTCGAGTTCGACCGGGAAAAGTCGTATGGCTACCGCCTAGACATCCCCGCTGGCACATCGGTGCGTTTCGAGCCTGGCGACGTCAAGACGGTGACCCTCGTTGAGATCGGCGGCAACCGAGTCCTCCGCGGCGGCAACCGTCTCgcctcgggcggcgtcgagctgtGGCGCGCGAGCGAGAttgtcgagaagctccagctGGCCGGCTTTGCCCACGCTCCAGAGCCTGAGGCCATCATGGACTTTGCCGAGGCGTACCAGATGGAGCGCGCGGCATACGCGACCATGTTCGGCCccaccgtcgacgacatcatccGCCTGGGGAACACCGACCTATGGatcaaggtcgagaaggactTCACCGTGTACGGCGACGAGTGCAAGTTCGGTGGCGGGAAGACGCTGAGAGAGGGCATGGGCCAGGCGACGGGGCGACCGGACGCTGAGACGCTGGACATGGTTGTCACCAAcgcgctcgtcgtcgactggACGGGCATCTACAAGGCCGACATTGGAGTGAAGGACGGCATGATTGTGGGGATCGGGAAGGCCGGCAACCCGGACGTCATGGACGGCGTGACGCCCAACATGGTTGTTGGCAGCTGTACCGACGtcgtggccggcgagggTAAGATCATCacagccggcggcgtcgactcACACATCCACTTCATCTGCCCTCAACAAGCGAACGAGGCCATCGCGTCGGGCATCACGACGATGCTGGGCGGCGGTACTGGTCCTAG CGCTGGCACATGCGCGACGACATGCACCCCTGGTAAGAACTACATGCGCGATATGCTCCAGGCCTGCGACATGCTGCCGTTGAACATCGGCATCACCGGAAAAGGCAACGACTCGGCGCCCGAGGCCCTGCGAGAAcaggtcctcgccggcgcctgcGGCCTCAAACTCCACGAAGACTGGGGCACGACACCGGCTGCCATCGACACATGCCTCAGCGTGtgcgacgagctcgacgtgcAGTGCCTCATCCACACCGACACGCTCAACGAGTCCGGCTTCGTCGAGTCCACCATCAATGCCTTCGCCGGCCGCACCATACACACCTACCAcaccgagggcgccggcggcggccacgcgCCTGACATCAtctccgtcgtcgagcacCCCAACGTactgccgtcctcgacgaacCCCACACGCCCCTACACGCGCAACACGCTCGACGAGCACCTCGACATGCTCATGGTGTGCCATCACCTGTCCAAGAACATCCCTGAGGACGTGGCCTTTGCCGAATCACGCATCCGCGCCGAGACcatcgcggccgaggatgtgctccacgacctcggcgccatTAGCATGATGTCGTCTGACTCGCAGGCCATGGGCCGCTGCGGCGAGGTCATCCTCCGTACCTGGAACACGGCGCACAAGAACAAGGTGCAGCGCGGCTtccttgccgaggacgaggggaCTGGCGCCGACAACCTCCGCGTCAAGCGGTACGTGTCCAAGTACACCATCAATCCGGCCATTGCGCAGGGGTTCGGCCATCTTGTCGGCAGCATCGAGGTTGGCAAGCTCGCCGACCTGGTCGTCTGGGACCCGGCTTGGTTCGGCACGAAGCCGACGTTGGTTATTAAGAGCGGCCTCATCGCTTCGGCACAAATG GGCGACCCCAACGCGTCGATTCCGACGGTCCAGCCCATCATCGCGCGGCCTATGTTCGCGCCCCTCGTTCCCGCGACGTCGGTGCTCTTCGTCTCGGAAGCCTCCATCAGCTCGGGCGCCATCGCGTCCTATGGTCTCCGGAAacgcgtcgaggccgtcaagggATGCCGCAACATCGGCAAGAAGGATATGCGCTTCAACGACAGTATGCCCAAGATGCGCGTCGACCCAGAGAGTtatgtcgtcgaggccgacggcgtcgtgtGCGAGGCGGCACCCGCAGAGACGCTGCCTTTGACGCAGACATTTTACGTATACTGA